The sequence CTGGATCCTTGAGCCAACCTAAAGAAGACGGTACAGTGTTCTTGTTATTTGGTGTAAATGTGCATGTCAAAACTTGTCACAACACTGCAATATTGATCGATTTACTTTGAATAAATCTATAAATGCTCAGCAATGGCCACCAAATAATCATTGCATAAATACTTTGTAATATTGCACTAGGCTTTAATGCATTTAAGATTACAGAGGCTGGCACTGTTTCTGTTGACAGTTCTATACCAATTTGACTTGGAAATCCAAGTTTGCTCATACATTGCTCAATCATATCCATGCCTTCCAGACCACCATGCTGGGCATAGAGATGTGAGTGAATATTATATACACATGCTCATCGTAATTACTCTTTTTCATGGGATTGTATATTGTTCAACATAAATGTTCCTTATCAGATAACTATTTCTGTATAGCTATAAAACACATGCCTGTGAAAATCTCCTCTGTGTACATTCATCAGGCCACTAACCTCCAGTCAGCAAATGTAAACTCCTGCACACCACTGTGCCTCAAGACAAATCATGCAACATTAGCCAGgcttgtcattaataaaatactgtaaatactgaaaTGTAGTTCACAAAAATCCTTTTTTGAGGCCTACAGATTTTTGGGTCCTACTGTTGTTCTGACATTGTGTtcctgacattttaaaatgcttatAGTAACCTCTTTGTATGCTAACATCACTTCACTAATATGTGATGAGTCCAATACATAAGCAGTCTCTGACTTATCAAATTCAAATCCATATTTTTTAGTATAAAATTTTTAACAAACGTTAATGTTGACTTAAATTCACAAGCCATCACCCAACAGTTCCAACTCACCAGCCTTGTAATGTTCTGCAGGTAAAGCCATGGGTGGCATGTGCTGCTGAAGGCGAAACGTTATGGACGGGACCCACAGCAGGCGCCTCGGCAGTGACGCAGCCCGCCTCGATATCTGATGGCTCACCAGCTGCCTGCTCTGGTGCAGCATTTGAATACTGGAATATTATGAGGAAAGCGATATGGCCTAGTCAAATGATGAGCTGTGGGAGGTTATGTCTGTAATCTCATGAGGATCTGAAAGTGGTATTGTACGCATATGTACTGCATCGGACACACAGCAAATATCTTTACTTTGTATTCTGCAATGTTAGATCAGTCAGGTCTTGTTTCCTTAATTACACAGGTGATAAAAATatggttatttaaaataatgttaataaagaaaatattaaagaggccctttttaaaatacaaattgtTAGGACAAATAGATTTAGTAATATGTATACACAGGACACAGAGGTAAAGAAGAATTATGGGCTACAACTTCTAATGGGCACGTTTAAGTTATTAGGAGTCTTGAATCTCTTCAGCATTAAGTGTAAGGcgaaatgtaatatttgtttttgtatatGCTTTTTCACATTAACAGATGTTACATTTTTGTGTAAGAAATATCACTAACTCTATTTGACACCAGGGTTTGCTTATATTATAACAcattacagaaatatatatatcaacCTCTATATCAATAACCTTCTCTGACTAGTATGTTCCCCAGTCTGAAAGGTTTAAACAGAAAATGTGACTGAAGCTCAGTCAccaaaaataaatcagttttacggttcaaacaaaacaaacccTTTAGTCAGGCTGCgtattgtgtgtttatgtttctgTGCGTGAATGCATCCGAACCGCAGAAGTGGGCGATGGAGGAAACGTGAAGACTTGAGTCAGAAAGAGGctttattttctaaaataatttaCCGCAGAGTATATACGCATGACAATCACTGACAACAGCACTTGAGCCAGAGCCTTTTCACACTGGGACAACAGTTAGTCACAGTAAAACCTCCGTCATGGGAAGATATGATGGCGCAGAACAGCGTGACCTCAACACTCCAAACACCATCACGCGCAGATAACAAAACGGAGGCGCATTACAGCACTGGCTTGTGTGGGAATATTTGCTATACTGGCCGAAGTAAaagctcttttaaaaaaaaagttttaaattcTTTGGTCTGAATTTGACCGTGTGACCATGAGGTTAAAACACTAAAGGTCAGTGGTCCTGGCAGCTAAATATAGAAGATCGTATGGCCCAGAACATAAAAAGATGCAAAGATACATGGGTACAGTCTTTAAGTTAGGTCTGTTGATTGGGAACACAATAGTAGTAGCAGGACATGTAAGAATTCACTTATGGGGTTACACGAGACTTAAATGACTTGTGCCCCTAGAATAACCACatagttggggcagtggtggccgagtggttaaggaagtgcccccgtaatcagaaggttcaaatcccgccaaggtgccactgactggGCACTTGTCacggctgccctctgctcaccaaggatgatggttaaaagacaATCGTATTGTTTCCAGCCGTCTATCCTTttctaaaacacatttcatgtgtcATATGGGGGAAAAATTCTCTTGCATAAGACCAGAACATCATTATAGCTGACTGATCTTTAAACCCCCAAAATTCCACATTGAGAATGAGGCTGTTTCCAGTGGTGAGAACCGGAAGGACATAGATcacatttaattcaatttaCAGGAAGACCAAACTAAAATTTGATAGAAACAGGCATGAAATTAAAGACCTACCTAATAAgacaatattttatcatttttttctatatgTTAAAGTGGCGGCCGTAAATAAGTGCTCAGTGTAGTCCCTTTTCTATAAAACATCACCGATGACACTCATTAATAAAGCTTTAACTTGTAAAGTACAAactttcagataaaaaaatgatttgatgcTGTTTCAAAACGTTTTTCGAAGAAAACATTAGATGCTTAGATATATAAGTGTAACAGGCAGGTTTGGAAGCGTATTGTAAGAACATACACTGTATGCATAGTCGATTGTTGGCggtagcctagtggttgagGCATTTGTCCCTGAGcgatacacttaaccctgagtcagCCAAATTATAGTCATGCGATATACAGTTAAAGcttatttcatcaaaataaccACCCTCACCTTTTTTAGAGAAAAACTCACTTGTTCACAGTATAATTTCTGGCAATTTTGGTAAACAACTTCCTCCCAGTTCCTTTCCAAGTGTGCAAAATGAATGTCATTGCGCTAAACACAGACTTGATTTGACCAATAGTTTTAGCctttgtgaataaatgtcttACAAAAGACTATAAAATATTGCTTTGTTTGAGGtatttgtactgttttcttgTAATAACAAGAAAAAGCAGAGTATTGTTTCTGTGGGTCAAATCTCTGGAATGTAgtgtaatttacatttcatcTTCAAAATGCACTCAAGTTCCTATATTTCATACCCATTACCTATTCACCAAAAGCTAACAAATATTATAattgtggtgggctggtgccctgCCTTGGGAATGGACTAAGTAGTTAAGGATTGTGGGTGAGTCAGAGAGAGCAAGTTGAACTGAACTAAGCTGTATTGTATAAAGCAGAATAAGTGCCTTTTCCGCATCACTATAAACTTTTGCAGCTTAGCTGGTTGACAGCTTCCTCATCTGACTCGATGAAGTTGCTGGATATGTTACATTCATCTGGACGGTTTCACCACATGCCAGATTAACCCCTCCAAAGTTCCTGCACTTCCCACTCCTTCACTTCCCATAGAGTAGCAATAAAAAGAGGAAGTCTGTGGGCGGCCTTCTGTTAAACAGATCCCTGAGTAAAACCTCAAAAAGCTCCACCTGAGCGTCCCAAACACAGGACCAAAGAGCAACATTGAGGTCATTTTCTGTCTGACAGCTCATTGACTGACTGTCAAGCTAGtggcgtgtgtgagtgtgtgtgcatttctgtgcGTGTATATGCAGGCCTGCAAGATGTGTGGGGCTCAGAAACGGGCCACTTCCTTCATGTCCAAGCTGCTGGCAGTGCCCAGCTGTAGAAGGTGAAGTCCAGTGTTGAAGCTGGCACAAAGGAGCCTCCCTGAGTCACACGGCGCCAAAGATACCAAGGGACCAGAACCATCCAAATTCAGAGTGTGCACACAAGCTACAGGGAGAAAGAATGAggataaataatattaataaagaaatatgTTTGACTAATTAACCTAGACCTGGTAGTGTATGAGAATATCACAACCCATTTGAGGAAGTATGTGTACATGTGGTAGCATATTGAAACCCACCTATCAATCACATCAATCGGGTTCAAATCAAGTTCAGAGAAATATGCAAACATGTTACAAGAAATGTAACATCTTTTATTGGTACTTCACACCAAATTTGTTAGAATTTTATgacaaaaattatataaacattttctttATGGATTTATTATTGGCTATGGCTATTACCTGAGTAGAGAGTAGGTCATGTAGGTATTATCTTGTAATTCCAAAAAGTCATTCACCAGTGTTCACTCACGTATAGCTTgcaatattaaatacatttatattcttATTTAGAGAAATGCATAGAAATGAATAGTATATTTCTCAGAATGCCTTGTCTCTTTTCTGACCACGTTGTGTTTAACTTCTCGTCCTTTGGTCAGAAACTGATGAATAGTATAGTGGATGGCTGACAAACTGCGCAGGATCGAATGTCTACAGCCTGTAACTGTATGCGTGTTGTACATGGACCTTCATAAAttagccagtgtgtgtgtgtctaagtgCTTATCACCTCCAGTGTTTTGATCCCAGATTTTAACGGAGGAATCGTGTGAGGATGAGGCCACCATGGCCGCTCGGCCAGGGATGGGAGGTAGGAACACACAGCAGGCAGTGGTCTGGAGATGCCCTCTGTACTCTACTACCTTACAGCCGGGCTGTCTGAGGTCCCATAGCTGGAGATAGGGGGAATGAGAAGAAAGTAAAGTTAAAAGTGGTACGATCCATTTAATCATCTATTCAGTTACACCTATTCTTCTTTTCCTCAAGAGCAAGGCGATACAACATAATCCAAAGAGATCTGATTGGCCATCCCAAAACCCTGCTACAGAGATCAGGTTCCTCACCCCTGCCTTCTAGAAGAATAGAGTGGTGGGTGTTTCTGTGAGTGAGGCTCCAATAGCTTGCAGTAAGGTGAGAACTTGTTAATGAACACGATAAGTGAGCTTCTACCACAAACACCCAACGGACTCACTGTGGCTTCGCAGCCTTGTCCCCCAAAGCCATTGCTACTGGAGAGTAGGTGGTTGCAGTTAGAGTTGATGTCACAGTGAGTCTGGATGTATTGCTTTGCTGGGAACGTGTTGGTCACTTGCCAGGAGCGGCTGTCCCATACCCTAAACACGGTCGCATATAGATCACGGTCGGCACATGGACGGTCGGTTacaactcaaaacacacaaatcaaatGTTTAAAGTATATCAAATTCATTGAATAGCGATTTCCTACCTTATAGTTTTGTCCTCAGATGTCTGGACAATGGAGGGGCTTCCTGGTACCCAGCATACGTGAGTAACCTTGGtgataatacaataaaaactgaaattgatCAGTACACAGTAAACACTGTTGAAATGTGCAGAAGCTGCTTTCATTCGTTGCCACTCTTCTCAAGGTGTGACATAAACCATCTGAACTGAAATTGTACAGAGCCTATGATGGAGAGATTCAACTAACAAGGTTCCTGGAGATGGTGTTCCGCTGAAGACACTCTCCAGTCTCGATGTCCCATAAGCTCATAGAGTTGTCTCGAGACCCTGTGCACAGCTTTGAGCCAtctgttgacaaaaaaaaaaaagttgattaaTGGTGATAACAGGAAGGACACTTCCATTTACAGGCCTCTGCACCAAGCTGCAGTCACTGTTTACCTGGACTAACCGCCACCCCATTGACAACCAGTTCATGTCCACAGAACTCCTGAATGGGCTCTTGTCCATGTCCCAGGTCCCACATGAGCACACTCTTGTCCCGTGATCCACTAAAGATCCACGTGCTACCCGGAAAACACGCGACCTTGAGGAGGACAGGAAGCACCAGCACGTAAACACTAAACCTCCTCGCCGCAGCACAATCGTAACTCCGTAAATATAAAACCACTGTCATAAATAAGCTGGAATTGGGTTACCTTGGTGACCTCCCTGCTGTGACCTTGAAAGGACTGACACAGCTTTCCTTCTTTCCAGTCATACACAACAACTACCTAAAATGGAcgtcaataataataaagaacgCAAAATGTTTTTGAACGATCATCAGAACATCAAAACTACAGATAACCTTATATAGTCAGTCAGTCCAGCTGATGGGAGATTTTTCAAGCAACCAAACTATCAAGGATGTACGGCGGTCAAATTGGATAaaaataactattaaaaaaaaaaaatatatatattttaaatattattttttcattattattattccagaaGCTCCCACCTGATCGCTTCCTCCAGACACACAGAGCTCTGTGTTGAGGCTGGAGACGCAGTTGATGGCCCCGGAGTGAGCGGGCTCGTACTGTGCTACCTGAGATCCAGACACGCCCTCGGTGCCGTCCCTGCCCGCTCTGCAAGGTAAATCCATTCAACAGCTATAATACTCCAAATAGCTCCTCaccatgtatttattttcaatgtaaaaatTCAATGGAACAGACAAGGGGGTCACTGTGAAAATCACCAGTGACATGAGGCGAGAACCCCGATGTGTGTGCAAGACAAAGAAGTTTTCCAATCGCCACGCTAAACAGGGGACATCAGATGTTCTCAGTTTCTTATGCGTcaatctacagtacaggccaaaagtttggacagaccttctcattcaatgtgttttctttattttcatgaccatttacgttggtagattctcactgaagccatcaaaactatgaatgaacacatgtggagttctgtacttaacaaaaagtggagacctccacagtcaccggacctgaacccaatccagatggtttggggtgagctggaccaacaagtgctaaacacctctgggaactccttcaagactgttggagaaccatttcaggtgacgacctcttgaagctcatcgagagaatgccaagagtgcaaagccgtaatcagagcaaagaaactagaatataaaacatgttttcagttatttcacctttttttgttaagtacataactccacacgtgttcattcatagttttgatgccttcagtgagaatctaccaacgtaaatggtcatgaaaataagagaagacacattgaatgagaaggtgtgtccagacttttggcctgtactgtacatgggtataaatatatatatttttgttatatGGCAAGAATAATTCTACATGTGCATCTATAACATTgattttgtgattgtgattggAAATGTCTCACCTGTACAGGTCCGAGCGGCGGCGGAATTTACTCTGGAGCTTCCCCATGTCGCCCCTCAGCACAGCCGCAGGCCAGTAGCTCAGCCAGTCTTGGACGCCACAGATGGCATGGGCAGAGCACAGTGCTCCCTCACAACCATGCAGCCAATGCCTGAAGAGATCAAATACAAAGATTTATTACCAGCAGCATTAAAAAAGCTATTGATTATGTAGACCTGATTATAAAAAGTGTCATTGCTGAATAAAGCTGGGCTACAcgtcaataaaacattttggtaACAGGCACAGAAGTCATCATGTGGTGTACTCCTAGCACAAAATATATCTTACTGATGTTTCTCCAGCATAAATATGGT comes from Denticeps clupeoides chromosome 11, fDenClu1.1, whole genome shotgun sequence and encodes:
- the wdr31 gene encoding WD repeat-containing protein 31, with the protein product MGKLQSKFRRRSDLYRAGRDGTEGVSGSQVAQYEPAHSGAINCVSSLNTELCVSGGSDQVVVVYDWKEGKLCQSFQGHSREVTKVACFPGSTWIFSGSRDKSVLMWDLGHGQEPIQEFCGHELVVNGVAVSPDGSKLCTGSRDNSMSLWDIETGECLQRNTISRNLVTHVCWVPGSPSIVQTSEDKTIRVWDSRSWQVTNTFPAKQYIQTHCDINSNCNHLLSSSNGFGGQGCEATLWDLRQPGCKVVEYRGHLQTTACCVFLPPIPGRAAMVASSSHDSSVKIWDQNTGACVHTLNLDGSGPLVSLAPCDSGRLLCASFNTGLHLLQLGTASSLDMKEVARF